A single Chryseobacterium shigense DNA region contains:
- a CDS encoding SDR family NAD(P)-dependent oxidoreductase: MNVFIAGGTSGIGYALARHYLEKGYCVGVCGRDLKKIPESLSEKFKPFQANVCDIDSISAAVHSFTGHENNLDIFINCAGSYAEDVAGKISYEEAEEMLQTNILGTVNCFETARKAMKGHTKGKIAVIASVSGIMDYENSSLYTKTKRSVIQIADAYRRALKPFGISVTAVAPGYIDTGKLRQLNNNDLSKKPFLTDVETAVNIISTAIEKQEKLIIFPAKMKWMMKSLSLLPSFLLNIIMYRKAQWMKDDQP; encoded by the coding sequence ATGAATGTTTTTATAGCAGGTGGAACTTCCGGTATTGGCTACGCTCTTGCCCGGCATTATCTTGAAAAAGGATATTGCGTGGGAGTCTGCGGAAGAGATCTGAAAAAAATCCCTGAAAGCCTTTCTGAAAAATTTAAACCTTTTCAGGCAAATGTTTGTGATATAGATTCTATTTCGGCTGCGGTGCATTCATTTACAGGCCATGAAAACAATCTGGATATTTTCATCAATTGCGCAGGAAGCTATGCTGAAGATGTTGCAGGAAAAATTTCTTATGAAGAGGCTGAAGAAATGCTTCAAACCAATATTCTGGGAACAGTTAACTGCTTTGAAACTGCCAGGAAAGCAATGAAAGGGCATACAAAAGGAAAGATTGCAGTTATTGCTTCTGTCTCCGGAATCATGGACTATGAAAACTCCAGCCTGTATACCAAGACAAAACGGTCTGTGATCCAGATCGCCGATGCTTACCGCCGGGCTCTGAAACCGTTTGGAATTTCCGTAACGGCTGTTGCTCCCGGATATATAGACACCGGAAAATTACGGCAACTAAATAACAATGACCTGAGTAAAAAACCATTCCTTACCGATGTTGAAACCGCTGTGAATATTATTTCTACAGCTATTGAAAAGCAGGAAAAGCTAATAATTTTCCCTGCAAAAATGAAGTGGATGATGAAATCATTATCCTTACTCCCATCTTTTTTATTGAATATAATTATGTACAGGAAAGCCCAATGGATGAAAGACGACCAACCATAA
- a CDS encoding phosphatase PAP2 family protein, whose protein sequence is MDDEIIILTPIFFIEYNYVQESPMDERRPTIKQRIYAFILCALAFMVIYNFAAWYTSKAEKVPSFVFDFEKQIPFLPWSIIPYMTSGIFFCSVFFMCQNKGQLKVLTKRMLFVTAAAGICFVVFPLKFSLLKPETDGSILNYSFLFLKIFDSPFNQSPSLHIAYAFIFWTVFRNLGKLRTFLMLWLILLGISTLTTYQHHFIDILSGTVLAHISFVIFPYRKYDFQYRNFHIANFYFLSGWILISTALFLDSFFNHFWLVLLWPALMIIIIGYHYQKNNVHFLKDKKGNISLWRKIFYAPYLIIYRSFWKFFRKNKKPIEILPRICISSRPDSKDLNNFEISSYTLVYDLSAEMEETSALKKDLSYHPFPFLDIGTFDIHETQKLVTEITENYKKLPTDGKILIHCTMGFTRSTVIGILVMKNILSLPIPDAVETMKKMNKNAIIHPYLMDFLKKI, encoded by the coding sequence GTGGATGATGAAATCATTATCCTTACTCCCATCTTTTTTATTGAATATAATTATGTACAGGAAAGCCCAATGGATGAAAGACGACCAACCATAAAACAGCGGATTTATGCTTTCATTCTGTGTGCCCTTGCATTCATGGTTATTTATAATTTTGCAGCATGGTATACGTCAAAGGCTGAAAAAGTCCCGTCATTCGTATTTGATTTTGAAAAGCAGATCCCGTTTCTGCCATGGAGCATTATTCCGTACATGACCAGCGGTATTTTTTTCTGTTCGGTATTTTTTATGTGCCAAAACAAAGGACAGCTAAAAGTTCTTACAAAGAGAATGCTTTTTGTCACTGCTGCAGCAGGCATTTGCTTCGTTGTATTTCCGCTGAAATTTTCTTTATTAAAGCCTGAAACAGATGGTTCTATTCTAAACTATTCTTTTCTGTTTCTGAAAATATTCGATTCCCCTTTTAACCAGTCTCCGTCACTGCATATTGCCTATGCCTTTATTTTTTGGACGGTTTTCAGGAATTTGGGAAAATTACGGACCTTTTTAATGTTGTGGCTTATTTTACTTGGAATTTCTACGCTTACGACCTATCAGCACCATTTCATTGATATTCTGTCCGGAACCGTTCTTGCCCACATCAGTTTTGTTATTTTCCCATACCGCAAATATGATTTCCAGTACAGAAATTTTCACATTGCCAATTTTTATTTTTTGTCCGGATGGATACTGATCTCTACAGCCTTATTCCTGGACAGCTTTTTTAATCATTTTTGGCTCGTTTTACTTTGGCCTGCTTTAATGATTATAATTATCGGATATCATTATCAAAAAAATAACGTTCATTTTCTAAAAGACAAAAAGGGAAACATTTCATTATGGCGGAAGATCTTTTATGCACCTTATCTTATAATCTATCGGAGCTTCTGGAAATTTTTCCGGAAAAATAAGAAGCCTATCGAGATTTTACCCCGTATCTGTATTTCTTCGAGGCCCGACTCTAAAGACTTGAATAATTTCGAAATCAGCAGCTATACTTTGGTGTATGATCTTTCAGCAGAAATGGAGGAAACATCAGCATTAAAAAAGGACCTTTCCTACCATCCGTTTCCTTTTCTTGATATCGGAACTTTCGACATACATGAAACGCAAAAACTGGTTACAGAGATTACAGAGAATTATAAAAAACTTCCAACGGACGGAAAAATACTTATACATTGCACTATGGGCTTTACAAGAAGTACCGTCATAGGTATATTAGTAATGAAAAATATTCTATCTTTACCCATACCAGATGCAGTGGAAACTATGAAGAAGATGAATAAAAATGCAATAATTCATCCCTATCTGATGGATTTTTTGAAAAAAATTTAA